The genomic region tgtttattatgaaaaaggtgaggctgtgtgtgtgtgttctctTCATGATCTTCATATATCGATGGATGGTACATCGGTGACGGTGTGGCTTTAATTGATTCAATAGAGACGTGCGAATTTGTCTTAGTTTTTTCACACGCTCCTTTCCCCTCTCTCAGCGTAAGGATGGGTCAGGCTTAATCCGTTTTTAGTGGCACTGTTATCCGTTAGCTTTATGTCGAGCATCGGTTTCTTTCTTCCAGTGCTTACGGCTTCCCTGAATTAAAATTGCCTGGATAAGAAggaacattaataaaaaaagaatttttatcctttGAAAAAAACTTGCCGaccaattattataatacgattaatatatgattaaaattacGATTAATCTCTACTTACCAGAATTAAATAAGTCTTTCCAgttgaatatttattcatcCCCTACAAACACTCCTCTTGGCTTTTTCTGACGCACCTTGCCACCTTTCTTTTGAATTCTGAATAACTCTCCCGCCATTCTTtctgtattaataatacaatgtaaaattatcaaagtaaaatctaatgtaacaaatataaatcgacattgttcttgttgttgttgttgttgttgttattattattagaattttaatctATTACACTTACGGCAGCATCCACGTTAGCTGGACTTTCGTCATTTGGATCTGCGAGCATACTAATAACGCTTATGAGAATAGTCTCGACTGTGTGAACTGGCAACCACCGTTCCGACGCTTTCTCATAGCCCCATTTATCGTCTCCAGGCTCATGTAaaatcgatatacatacatcaccATTTTTCTCGActgataataagaaaaaaaattatacaatgatTAATCTCAACGTGATACATAGATTCTGTGgaaaaagggatgaaaaaaaaaaaaagaaggaaagaaaaaaaaagataatagatcTTAAAAAATCGTTCTGCAAAATACTTACTGTTTGGATGCCAAATTTCagttataaatttcattcttgGTGGCCTAAGTGGATATTCTTTTGGAAATTGTAAATGTGCTTTGAAAAATCCACCTTCgctgtaaatataaaaaagaaaaaagaaaaaaaaaaaagagagagaaaaagaatttaattaataaacatttcaataagttatttgaaataattgatatattaattgacTTACTATAACGTATCCGGAGGTCCAATAATAAGTACTTCCCATCTATAAATATCATTGTCGTCAATGAGGCCTGCCGAAAACCCTTCCACTGGGTTTTTATTTAACtctgtaaaaataattcataggtttatattcattatcaaaatatacaaaataattctcATCTTAatgatttctatataaaaattaatatataagaacGGAGATAGGAGAGCTAACATAATATTTGAGAAGcatgtaatttaataatatctatatacaattattttccttataataagatattattgaTCAGAGGTCGAGAAATATAAACAACAAGAGAAATAACATAGAATAGACAATAACaagtaatgttattattagaaagaagCATTCAGCAAAAACTTATagtatcatataaataataatcatgaaaaaataagatgtatgtacatatatatatatatatatatatatatatatatatataaaagaatgtgaataaaattgttatcgaATTGGAAGatatagaaatttctttttccttctttaatttattcgaattcgatgaaaattaaaataagtaaTTCTTAGAGGTTAGgacaaataaatttgttaaatccGACAGAATAATTGAATAGTATGTTGTCAACGTTGTATAATACGACAATGAATCAACATTGGATTCGTTATTTACAAACGTGCTTCCTCTCCTCCtaccattttctttattagaaTCACACTAAATCTCACGATAGGGACAAAGGAAAGTGAGAGATCAAGAAATTATGACGAATAATGCATATAATTAagagaaacagatatatatatatatatatatatatatatatatatatagcattttATAAGTGTATGTTAAACATTGCACGTTTATAGCAGACGTGTAAAAAGCAAAAGGGatagatgaataaaaaaaaaggaaaaaaaatgaataaataaataaataaataaagagaaagaaaaaagaagaagagaacagtggggggaggaaggaaggaagaaaaggagaagtagaaagaaagaaagagagaaagaaagaaagaaagaaagagatgcaCGAATGGGTCCTGACAAAGACGGTTGACCTTCGTCGCACACGACAGATTCGTCtactccctctccctcccacccGCCTGTcttccatctatctctctctctctctctgtctctcccccACCGGTTCCTTCATCGGTATTCCTTTTTCTAAGGCGTTACCAAGTGCAAAAACACGAGGTattcgtagatatatatgtttcaAGGAAAAAGCCCGCAGCACATACACGAGGCACTACGagctataaataaaatgtgcCGGGAAACGATGATTATTTTTGAATTGTTTTTTCGGGGGAGGGGacaggggaaagagagagagagagagagagagagagagagagagagagagagagagagagagagagagagagagagataaagatagaaatagaaagatagagaaagcaaagagaaaaggattaagaaaagaataaaaaaggagaagaggggaaatataaaaagtaaactcTCGATGCGACAGGCGATTAGCTGTCGGCATTTCTCGTTGTCTCTCTCGTCcttgtgagaaagaaaaagagagtgaactatacatacatatatatatatatatatatatatatatatatatatatatataaaaaaaaaaaaagaaaagaaaagaaaagagaaaaaaaatcaggaATAAAACAAAGTGAAGACGCGTGAgcgagagtaagaaagaaagatagggatagacagacagacagagagagaaagaaagagagagagagataggcagacagacagagaggaagagaaaaagagagagagagagagagagagagagagagaagacagacATCTTCTTAGGATGATTCGATCGTGCGAGGttaacgttcgttcgttggtcCGGTCCGCGCTGCCGTTAATGCCTGAGATCTCCTTTTCGCAAGCACGTTATTGATTTTCACGCCCCGATCGCGAGTCGCAATAAGGGCCGTGCCGAAGTCGTAGGGCCGTGCACGAGTTAAAAGAGCCCGCACGCgcgtcgtcgttctcgtcggagagagagagagagagagagagaaaattgaaagaggaaagaaaaagaaagggggagaaagaaagaaaattcctcTTTGCATCGTCGAATTGAAAATTTGAAGAATACTCGATGCAAATCCCCGGAAATAGTATCTTCTTTGAGACCATTTGAAAtgctaaagaaaaagatatatatatatatacatatgtatatatatatgtatgtatgtatatacgtatagagagaaagagagaaagaaatgcatAGCGTTTTTGGCTgtcttacaaatattttaaggaAGAAGGgttaacttcttcttcttcttcctctttatcttcacgctctttctctctctttctctttctctctatctttctttctttctctctctctctctctttctcattctatccCTGATCactctctgtctgtccgtctctctctctctctctctctctctctctctctctttttgctctcactccctctccgTACTTTTTGTTGCGCTTCGATATACACGGCACCATTTAACACTCAAACACATATACGGATACCTGCTAATTGTTTTCGTAGTAGAAGCGCGGACTGTGGCTCTGACATTAATAAAAGTTCCGTTAAATAAGACTAAGGCTGAAAACAATTCACTTTTGCTTGACTGGAAAGATGGCTAGGTACGTCGCGGA from Vespa velutina chromosome 20, iVesVel2.1, whole genome shotgun sequence harbors:
- the LOC124956021 gene encoding ubiquitin-conjugating enzyme E2 G1 yields the protein MSEPQSALLLRKQLAELNKNPVEGFSAGLIDDNDIYRWEVLIIGPPDTLYEGGFFKAHLQFPKEYPLRPPRMKFITEIWHPNIEKNGDVCISILHEPGDDKWGYEKASERWLPVHTVETILISVISMLADPNDESPANVDAAKEWRESYSEFKRKVARCVRKSQEECL